One window of the Microvirga mediterraneensis genome contains the following:
- a CDS encoding prephenate/arogenate dehydrogenase family protein: MPERLGPPRDTPLFERVALVGLGLIGSSIARAARHLNLARTIVAVDAGEAVVERVRELGIADEATTDVVAGVRDADLVILCVPVGVCGQVAEAMRPGLKPGCIVSDVGSVKASVIAQVQPHLPEGVSFVPAHPVAGTEHSGPDAGFATLFHNRWCILTPPEGTDEAAVARVRAFWEAMGSNVEVMSAQHHDLVLAITSHVPHLIAYNIVGTAADLETVTQGEVIKFSAGGFRDFTRIAASDPTMWRDVFLHNREAVLEMLGRLNEDIALLARAIRWGEGDKLFDLFTRTRAIRRGIISSGQETPEPDFGRRREDKA; encoded by the coding sequence ATGCCTGAGCGTCTCGGACCGCCCCGCGACACGCCGCTCTTCGAGCGCGTCGCTCTCGTCGGCCTCGGGCTGATCGGCTCGTCCATCGCCCGCGCGGCGCGTCATCTCAACCTTGCGCGCACCATCGTGGCCGTCGATGCGGGCGAGGCCGTTGTCGAACGGGTGCGGGAGCTCGGGATCGCCGACGAGGCGACCACCGACGTGGTGGCCGGCGTGCGGGATGCGGATCTCGTGATCCTCTGCGTGCCGGTGGGCGTCTGCGGGCAGGTGGCCGAGGCCATGCGCCCAGGCCTCAAGCCCGGCTGCATCGTGTCCGATGTGGGTTCGGTGAAGGCTTCCGTCATCGCGCAGGTGCAGCCGCATCTGCCCGAGGGCGTGTCGTTCGTTCCGGCTCATCCGGTGGCCGGCACGGAGCATTCGGGCCCGGATGCGGGCTTCGCGACGCTCTTCCACAACCGCTGGTGCATCCTCACGCCGCCGGAGGGCACGGACGAGGCGGCCGTCGCGCGCGTGCGCGCCTTCTGGGAGGCGATGGGCTCCAACGTCGAGGTGATGAGCGCGCAGCACCATGACCTCGTGCTCGCGATCACCAGCCACGTGCCGCACCTGATCGCCTACAACATCGTCGGCACGGCGGCGGATCTGGAGACTGTCACGCAGGGCGAGGTCATCAAGTTCTCCGCTGGCGGCTTCCGCGATTTCACCCGCATCGCGGCTTCCGATCCGACCATGTGGCGCGACGTCTTCCTGCACAACCGGGAGGCCGTGCTGGAGATGCTGGGCCGCCTCAACGAGGACATCGCGCTGCTCGCCCGCGCCATCCGCTGGGGCGAGGGCGACAAGCTTTTCGACCTGTTCACCCGCACCCGTGCCATCCGCCGCGGCATCATCTCGTCGGGCCAGGAAACCCCGGAGCCGGATTTCGGCCGCCGCCGCGAAGACAAGGCATAA
- a CDS encoding pyridoxal phosphate-dependent aminotransferase — protein MSTRPQPRPGVMQIDAYVPGKSKAAGVAKVHKLSSNETPLGPSPRAMEAFRAFDHLELYPDGAATKLREAIGAKYGLDPSRIICGAGSDELLAMITHAYVGPGDEGIFTEHGFLVYRIAILAAGGTPVVAPEKDLRTDVDAILSRVTEKTRIVFLANPNNPTGTYIPFDEVKRLHAGLPPHVVLVLDAAYAEYVRRNDYESGLELVATSENVVMTRTFSKIYGLANLRLGWMVAPAHIADAVNRIRGPFNVSGPAMAAGIAAIQDEAHLAKAIDHNERWLAWLTREIEALGLKVTPSVGNFLMIHFPKEAGRTAQDADAFLSGRGLILRRIDAYGLPNALRLTVGDEEANGLVVAALRDFLGGQHA, from the coding sequence ATGTCCACCCGTCCCCAACCCCGTCCCGGCGTGATGCAGATCGACGCCTATGTGCCCGGCAAGAGCAAGGCCGCAGGGGTTGCCAAGGTCCATAAGCTCTCCTCGAACGAGACGCCCCTCGGCCCCTCGCCGCGGGCCATGGAGGCGTTCCGCGCCTTCGACCATCTCGAGCTTTATCCGGACGGCGCGGCGACGAAGCTGCGCGAAGCCATCGGGGCGAAATACGGCCTCGATCCGAGCCGCATCATCTGCGGGGCGGGATCGGACGAGCTGCTCGCCATGATCACCCATGCCTATGTGGGCCCGGGCGACGAGGGCATCTTCACCGAGCACGGCTTCCTGGTCTACCGCATCGCCATCCTGGCGGCGGGCGGCACGCCCGTCGTGGCGCCGGAAAAGGACCTGCGCACCGACGTGGACGCGATCCTGAGCCGGGTGACGGAGAAGACCAGGATCGTCTTCCTGGCCAATCCCAACAACCCGACCGGCACCTACATTCCCTTCGACGAGGTGAAGCGCCTGCATGCGGGGCTGCCGCCCCATGTGGTGCTGGTGCTCGACGCGGCCTATGCGGAATATGTCCGCCGCAACGATTACGAGTCGGGCCTCGAACTCGTCGCCACGTCGGAGAACGTGGTGATGACGCGCACCTTCTCGAAGATCTACGGCCTCGCCAACCTGCGTCTCGGCTGGATGGTGGCGCCCGCCCACATCGCCGACGCGGTCAACCGCATCCGTGGTCCGTTCAACGTCAGCGGCCCGGCCATGGCGGCCGGCATCGCGGCGATCCAGGACGAGGCTCATCTGGCCAAGGCCATCGATCACAACGAGCGCTGGCTCGCCTGGCTCACCCGCGAGATCGAGGCCCTGGGCCTCAAGGTCACGCCGAGCGTCGGCAACTTCCTGATGATCCATTTCCCGAAGGAAGCCGGCCGGACCGCGCAGGATGCCGACGCGTTCCTCTCCGGCCGCGGCCTGATCCTGCGCCGCATCGACGCTTACGGCCTGCCGAACGCGCTTCGCCTGACCGTGGGCGACGAGGAGGCGAACGGTCTCGTGGTGGCGGCCTTGCGCGATTTTCTCGGGGGCCAGCATGCCTGA
- a CDS encoding chorismate mutase — protein MSAEKTAPSLAELRQEIDRIDEAMHRLLMERGTIIDRLIASKKASQTGISSAFRPGREASMMKALAERHEGLLPLDTVESIWRVIIGTFTYVQSNYSVHADVSGGDAPMRDSARFHFGFTVPYITHPSAAAVIEAVAASRGDLGIFRLDQGATSGAWWRTLADKRRPKIIARLPFIERPDHPAGTPVFVISKPLTDAAVRDVVLYAAQFERWHKGANEALIQLGGEVVASAADTNGLSELIAVPGTVEPAQLRQSLTRAGASLAQLAEIGSHAERFHVK, from the coding sequence ATGTCCGCCGAGAAGACCGCCCCCTCCCTTGCCGAGCTGCGCCAGGAGATCGATCGGATCGACGAGGCGATGCACCGGCTGCTCATGGAGCGCGGCACCATCATCGACCGGCTGATCGCCTCCAAGAAGGCCTCACAGACGGGCATAAGCTCCGCCTTCCGGCCCGGCCGCGAGGCCTCGATGATGAAGGCGCTCGCCGAGCGCCACGAGGGATTGCTGCCCCTCGACACAGTGGAGAGCATCTGGCGGGTGATCATCGGCACCTTCACCTATGTCCAGTCCAACTACTCGGTCCATGCGGACGTGTCGGGCGGGGATGCGCCCATGCGCGACTCAGCCCGGTTCCATTTTGGCTTCACGGTGCCCTACATCACCCATCCGAGCGCCGCGGCCGTGATCGAGGCGGTGGCGGCCTCCCGGGGCGATCTCGGCATCTTCCGGCTCGACCAGGGCGCGACCAGCGGCGCCTGGTGGCGGACGCTCGCCGACAAGCGCCGCCCGAAGATCATCGCGCGCCTGCCCTTCATCGAGCGGCCGGACCATCCGGCCGGAACGCCGGTCTTCGTCATCTCCAAGCCCCTGACCGACGCGGCCGTGCGGGACGTGGTGCTCTATGCGGCCCAGTTCGAGCGCTGGCACAAGGGCGCCAACGAGGCCCTGATCCAACTCGGCGGCGAGGTGGTGGCGAGCGCGGCGGATACCAACGGCCTGTCCGAGCTCATTGCCGTGCCGGGCACCGTCGAGCCCGCGCAGCTGCGCCAGTCCCTCACCCGGGCGGGCGCGAGCCTCGCGCAATTGGCCGAGATCGGCAGCCATGCCGAACGTTTCCACGTGAAATGA
- a CDS encoding LysR substrate-binding domain-containing protein — protein MRFNFNDLHVFVQAVEHGGFAAAARQLNMPKSTISKRVAELEADLGIRLIHRTSRSFVLTDVGRDFYDHARAAVIEAQAAESVVQRRREEPQGLVRITASVPVAQYHLADRLPALARAYPKLDLQLHITDRFVDLVREGFDIAIRSHFAPLPDSDLVQRRMTVERIRLVAAPDYLALRGVPEHPEDIARHDGLLTGPPSKTWRLTNRNGREVQVTPVSRLVADESLVLMRAAAAGLGIACLPESMSAECVETGELTGVLPDWSAGSVTSTILTPHRRSELSSVRAVIDFLAGT, from the coding sequence ATGAGGTTCAACTTCAACGATCTGCATGTCTTCGTCCAAGCCGTGGAGCACGGAGGTTTCGCAGCCGCCGCACGGCAGTTGAACATGCCCAAATCGACCATCAGCAAGCGCGTCGCTGAGCTCGAAGCCGATCTCGGCATTCGCCTGATCCACCGAACCTCACGCAGCTTCGTGTTGACCGATGTCGGCCGCGACTTCTACGACCACGCCCGGGCCGCCGTCATCGAGGCGCAGGCGGCCGAGAGCGTGGTGCAGCGGCGGCGGGAGGAGCCCCAGGGTCTCGTTCGGATCACCGCTTCCGTTCCGGTGGCGCAGTATCATCTTGCCGATCGTCTGCCTGCTCTTGCGCGCGCCTATCCCAAGCTGGATCTGCAGCTCCACATTACGGACCGCTTCGTCGATCTGGTTCGGGAAGGCTTCGATATCGCCATCCGAAGCCATTTCGCACCATTGCCCGATTCCGATCTTGTCCAGCGCCGGATGACGGTCGAGCGCATCAGGCTGGTCGCAGCGCCGGACTACCTGGCTCTTCGGGGCGTGCCGGAGCACCCTGAGGACATCGCTCGACATGACGGACTGTTGACGGGCCCCCCGTCAAAGACATGGCGCCTGACGAACAGAAACGGTCGGGAGGTGCAGGTCACCCCGGTATCGCGGCTCGTTGCCGATGAATCCCTGGTGCTGATGAGGGCTGCGGCTGCCGGACTTGGGATCGCATGTCTTCCGGAATCCATGTCGGCAGAGTGTGTAGAAACCGGAGAACTGACAGGGGTACTGCCGGATTGGTCCGCTGGAAGCGTGACCTCCACGATCCTGACGCCCCACCGGCGCAGCGAGCTTTCATCGGTCAGGGCCGTCATCGATTTCCTGGCCGGGACCTGA
- a CDS encoding glutathione S-transferase family protein: MIQTLMYGVPSGCSFGSIVALEWLGEPYRLCRIEMPAVVTSDAYRAINPLGETPTLVTAKGERISESMAILNHLGARGIDKGLSFAQGTAGFDQLNQMLAFLNTSFFAAFGPLWYALEHGAEGSEKDVLRAYGAAQVTKAHANLNAMLGSKEWLLGKQRTLADAYFIGVARWTKYHDVVDRRDYSGLQRLFEKLEADPAVQFAHAIERGEKADSTGGFKGEISLAEFLRQQALAA, encoded by the coding sequence ATGATTCAGACCCTCATGTACGGCGTTCCATCGGGATGCTCGTTCGGCTCAATCGTTGCCCTGGAATGGCTCGGGGAGCCCTATCGCCTCTGCCGCATCGAAATGCCCGCCGTCGTGACGAGCGACGCCTACCGGGCGATCAATCCGCTCGGCGAAACCCCAACCCTGGTCACCGCCAAGGGCGAGCGGATCAGCGAGAGCATGGCGATCCTCAATCATCTCGGCGCGCGGGGCATCGACAAGGGATTGTCCTTCGCACAGGGGACGGCAGGGTTCGATCAGCTCAACCAGATGCTGGCATTCCTCAACACCAGCTTCTTCGCCGCCTTCGGCCCGCTCTGGTATGCCCTCGAGCATGGCGCGGAGGGGAGCGAAAAGGATGTCCTCAGAGCCTATGGGGCGGCGCAGGTCACGAAAGCCCATGCCAACCTGAATGCGATGCTCGGGAGCAAGGAATGGCTTCTGGGCAAGCAGCGCACATTGGCCGATGCCTATTTCATCGGTGTTGCCCGCTGGACCAAATATCACGACGTCGTCGACCGGCGCGACTATTCCGGCTTGCAGCGCCTCTTCGAGAAGCTGGAGGCGGATCCGGCGGTCCAATTCGCTCACGCGATCGAGCGCGGAGAAAAGGCCGACAGCACCGGCGGGTTCAAGGGTGAGATTTCCCTGGCCGAATTCCTGCGCCAGCAGGCGCTCGCAGCCTGA
- the metX gene encoding homoserine O-acetyltransferase MetX, with translation MMSSAPLSSEPRSQVDDPSSLLMRFGPDEPLMMDSGVALAPWQIAYQTYGTLNADKSNAVLICHALTGDQHVANDNPVTGKPGWWLTMVGPGKPVDTNRFFVICANVIGGCMGTTGPASINPATGEPYALDFPVVTIRDMVRAQAALIDRLGIASLFCVVGGSMGGMQVLQWAASYPDRVFSALPIATAARHSAQNIAFHEVGRQAVMADPNWRGGRYLTEGTRPSKGLAVARMGAHITYLSEMALHRKFGRNFQDRSAPTFSFDADFQIESYLRYQGISFVERFDANSYLYVTRAMDYFDIAAEHDGSLAKAFKGSSTRFCVISFTSDWLFPTSDSRAIVHALNAAAASVGFVEVESDKGHDAFLLEEPEMFAAARGFIDAAARVRGIA, from the coding sequence ATGATGTCCTCTGCGCCCCTGTCCTCCGAACCGCGAAGCCAGGTCGACGACCCGTCGAGCCTGCTCATGCGTTTTGGCCCGGACGAGCCCCTGATGATGGATTCCGGGGTGGCTCTGGCCCCCTGGCAGATCGCCTACCAGACCTACGGCACCCTGAACGCGGACAAATCCAACGCCGTGCTGATCTGCCATGCCTTGACCGGCGACCAGCACGTGGCGAACGACAACCCGGTGACGGGAAAGCCCGGCTGGTGGCTGACCATGGTGGGCCCCGGCAAGCCTGTGGACACGAACCGCTTCTTCGTGATCTGCGCCAACGTGATCGGCGGCTGCATGGGCACCACGGGCCCGGCCTCCATCAACCCGGCCACGGGCGAGCCCTATGCGCTCGACTTCCCGGTCGTCACCATCCGGGACATGGTGCGGGCGCAGGCCGCCCTGATCGACAGGCTGGGCATCGCGAGCCTGTTCTGCGTCGTCGGCGGCTCCATGGGCGGCATGCAGGTGCTGCAATGGGCGGCGAGCTATCCCGACCGGGTGTTCTCGGCCCTGCCCATTGCGACGGCCGCCCGCCATTCCGCCCAGAACATCGCGTTCCACGAGGTCGGACGCCAAGCCGTGATGGCCGATCCCAACTGGCGCGGCGGGCGCTACCTGACCGAGGGCACGCGGCCTTCCAAGGGCCTCGCGGTCGCTCGCATGGGCGCGCATATCACCTACCTGTCCGAGATGGCCCTGCACCGGAAGTTCGGGCGCAACTTCCAGGACCGTAGCGCCCCGACCTTCTCCTTCGACGCCGATTTCCAGATCGAGAGCTACCTGCGCTACCAGGGGATCTCCTTCGTCGAACGGTTCGACGCCAATTCCTATCTCTACGTCACCCGTGCGATGGATTATTTCGACATCGCGGCGGAGCACGACGGCTCGCTTGCGAAGGCCTTCAAGGGCTCGTCCACGCGCTTCTGCGTGATCTCGTTCACCTCCGACTGGCTTTTTCCCACCTCCGACTCGCGGGCCATCGTTCACGCGCTCAACGCGGCGGCGGCCTCCGTCGGCTTCGTCGAGGTGGAGAGCGACAAAGGCCACGACGCCTTCCTGCTCGAGGAGCCCGAAATGTTCGCGGCCGCGCGCGGCTTCATCGATGCGGCGGCGCGGGTGCGGGGGATCGCATGA
- the metW gene encoding methionine biosynthesis protein MetW, whose amino-acid sequence MSLPATLPLTDSETGHRLDFLMVADMVEPGSRVLDIGCGDGSLLAILRDRKGVDGRGIEISREGVNACLAKGLPVIQGDADTDLADYPDDAFDYVILSQTIQATRHPKVVLEHLLRIGRRAIVSFPNFGHWRVRFDLGFRGRMPMTENLPYSWYDTPNIHFCTIRDFVELCREVGAQMEKAVALNAGGQPMRVTLPWWVWNLLGDQGVFLLKRR is encoded by the coding sequence ATGAGCCTGCCCGCCACCCTGCCCCTGACCGACAGCGAGACAGGGCACCGCCTCGACTTCCTGATGGTGGCCGACATGGTCGAGCCGGGCTCCCGCGTGCTCGACATCGGCTGCGGCGACGGCTCGCTCCTGGCCATCCTGCGCGACCGCAAGGGCGTGGACGGGCGCGGCATCGAGATCTCGCGCGAGGGCGTGAATGCGTGCCTCGCCAAGGGCCTGCCGGTCATCCAGGGCGACGCGGACACGGACCTGGCCGACTATCCGGACGATGCCTTCGATTACGTGATCCTCTCGCAGACCATCCAGGCGACGCGCCACCCCAAGGTCGTGCTGGAGCACCTCCTGCGCATCGGCCGCCGGGCCATCGTGTCCTTCCCCAATTTCGGCCATTGGCGCGTGCGCTTCGACCTCGGCTTCCGCGGCCGCATGCCCATGACCGAGAACCTGCCCTATTCCTGGTACGACACGCCGAACATCCATTTCTGCACCATCCGGGATTTCGTGGAGCTGTGCCGCGAGGTCGGTGCCCAGATGGAAAAGGCCGTTGCGCTCAATGCCGGCGGCCAGCCCATGCGCGTCACCCTGCCCTGGTGGGTCTGGAACCTGCTCGGCGACCAGGGCGTGTTCCTGCTGAAGCGTCGGTAG
- the xerD gene encoding site-specific tyrosine recombinase XerD, with the protein MSGARHASLFLDMLAAERGASKNTLDAYRRDLDDYLAYLKETGGQPDNATSAAIRGFMASLEERGLKASSAARRLSAVRQFHKFLYVEGYTPADPTAAVSAPKRGRVLPKVLSVAEVDRLLQVAYEGVRHPEAAPADRLRAARMACLLELLYATGLRVSELIALPSSAARTRDRFLVVRGKGAKERLVPLTDAARDAARAYLALLEEQKKAVGPWLFPADSETGHLTRQAFARDLKALAGAAGLRADKVSPHVLRHAFASHLLQNGADLRVVQELLGHSDISTTQIYTHVLDERLKSMVRDLHPLAESGEG; encoded by the coding sequence ATGAGCGGCGCGCGCCACGCCAGCCTCTTCCTCGACATGCTCGCCGCCGAGCGCGGCGCCTCCAAGAATACGCTCGACGCCTACCGGCGCGACCTAGACGATTATCTCGCTTACCTAAAGGAAACAGGCGGCCAGCCCGACAATGCGACCTCGGCTGCGATCCGGGGCTTCATGGCGAGCCTCGAGGAGCGGGGCCTGAAGGCCTCCTCGGCGGCCCGCCGGCTCTCGGCGGTGCGCCAGTTCCACAAGTTCCTCTATGTGGAAGGCTATACCCCGGCCGATCCGACGGCGGCCGTCTCGGCGCCGAAGCGGGGCAGGGTGCTTCCGAAAGTCCTCTCCGTCGCCGAGGTCGACCGCCTGCTGCAGGTGGCCTATGAGGGCGTCCGGCACCCGGAGGCCGCGCCTGCCGACCGCCTGCGGGCGGCCCGCATGGCCTGCCTGCTGGAGCTTCTCTACGCTACGGGGCTGCGCGTCTCGGAGCTGATCGCCCTGCCGAGCAGCGCCGCCAGGACCCGCGACCGCTTTCTCGTGGTGCGCGGCAAGGGCGCGAAAGAGCGGCTCGTCCCGCTCACCGACGCGGCCAGGGATGCGGCGCGCGCCTATCTGGCCCTGCTGGAGGAGCAGAAGAAAGCCGTCGGCCCCTGGCTGTTCCCGGCCGACAGCGAGACCGGCCACCTCACCCGCCAGGCCTTCGCCCGCGACCTGAAGGCTCTGGCCGGGGCGGCGGGGTTGAGGGCGGACAAAGTCAGCCCCCACGTGCTCCGCCACGCCTTCGCCAGCCACCTGCTCCAGAATGGGGCCGACCTGCGCGTGGTGCAGGAGCTGCTGGGCCATTCCGACATCTCGACGACCCAGATCTATACCCACGTGCTCGACGAGCGCCTGAAGAGCATGGTGCGCGACCTGCATCCATTGGCGGAAAGCGGGGAGGGGTAG
- a CDS encoding histidine kinase — MPTLFRFLFVVAVLAGLGFAAMIALATLVQPDPREISVPVHTSKTPSSS, encoded by the coding sequence GTGCCCACCCTGTTCCGATTTCTCTTCGTCGTCGCCGTCCTCGCTGGCCTTGGCTTTGCCGCCATGATCGCCCTGGCGACCTTGGTCCAGCCCGATCCGCGCGAGATCTCGGTTCCGGTGCATACCAGCAAGACGCCGTCGTCCTCATGA
- a CDS encoding shikimate kinase, which translates to MNTISRFNSLDEVGGQNQASQRGHPVSRLLGTRSIVLVGLMGAGKSTVGRRLAQALKLPFRDADHEIEAAAGMTIPEIFAIHGEEHFRDGERRVIARLLQDGPIVLATGGGAFMNEETRRRIAEHGISLWLKADLDILMRRVRKRATRPLLQNPDPEGTMRRLMELRYPVYATADITIDSHEAPHDRVVADAVKALAEWLAREKQGSAEA; encoded by the coding sequence ATGAACACTATCAGCCGCTTCAATTCGCTCGATGAAGTCGGCGGGCAAAACCAGGCAAGCCAGCGCGGCCATCCCGTCAGCCGCCTGCTCGGCACGCGTTCGATTGTGCTCGTCGGGCTCATGGGCGCCGGAAAGAGCACCGTGGGCCGGAGGCTCGCGCAGGCGCTCAAGCTGCCTTTCCGTGACGCCGATCACGAGATCGAGGCCGCGGCCGGCATGACCATCCCCGAGATCTTCGCCATCCACGGCGAAGAGCATTTCCGCGACGGAGAGCGCCGCGTGATCGCCCGCCTGCTGCAGGACGGCCCGATCGTGCTCGCCACCGGCGGCGGAGCCTTCATGAACGAGGAGACCCGCAGGCGCATCGCCGAGCACGGCATCTCGCTCTGGCTCAAGGCCGATCTCGACATCCTCATGCGCCGCGTCCGCAAGCGGGCGACCCGCCCGCTGCTGCAGAACCCGGACCCGGAGGGCACCATGCGCCGCCTCATGGAGTTGCGCTACCCGGTCTATGCCACGGCGGACATCACCATCGATTCCCACGAGGCACCGCACGACCGGGTGGTCGCCGACGCCGTCAAGGCGCTCGCCGAGTGGCTCGCCCGCGAAAAACAAGGAAGCGCCGAAGCATGA
- the aroB gene encoding 3-dehydroquinate synthase has product MTRLAARTDDPTFITVPVPLGDRAYDILVGRGLIETAGARIARLGARAAAIVTDEHVGPLYAEALASALEAQGLRASVVTLPPGEATKSYASLERVCDAVLAARIERGDLVVALGGGVIGDLAGFAAAVVRRGVRFVQVPTTLLSQVDSSVGGKTGINSRHGKNLVGTFHQPSLVLADTALLDTLPVREMRAGYAEVAKYGLIDDERFFSWCEANWQGVFAGGPERDEAVAQSCRAKAAVVVRDEHENGDRALLNLGHTFGHALERITAYDSARLVHGEGVAIGLALAFRFSAALGLCPAADAERVEAHLSATGLPTRLAHVPGGCGTVDELLDAMAQDKKVKGGALTFILARGIGQSFIAPGIEADKVRGFLDSELNPSRS; this is encoded by the coding sequence ATGACGCGCCTCGCTGCCCGGACAGACGATCCCACCTTCATCACGGTTCCGGTCCCGCTCGGCGACAGGGCCTACGACATCCTGGTCGGGCGCGGCCTGATCGAGACCGCCGGGGCGCGGATCGCGCGCCTAGGCGCCCGCGCGGCCGCCATCGTGACAGACGAGCATGTGGGGCCGCTTTACGCCGAGGCCCTGGCGAGCGCCCTGGAAGCCCAGGGCCTGCGCGCCTCCGTGGTCACGCTCCCCCCGGGCGAGGCCACCAAGTCCTATGCCAGCCTGGAACGGGTCTGCGACGCGGTGCTGGCCGCGAGGATCGAGCGCGGCGACCTCGTGGTGGCGCTCGGCGGCGGCGTGATCGGGGACCTGGCGGGCTTTGCGGCCGCCGTGGTGCGCCGGGGCGTGCGCTTCGTCCAGGTGCCGACCACCCTGCTCTCGCAGGTCGATTCCTCCGTCGGCGGCAAGACCGGCATCAATTCCCGCCACGGCAAGAACCTCGTCGGAACGTTCCACCAGCCGAGTCTGGTGCTGGCCGACACGGCCCTCCTCGATACGCTCCCGGTCCGCGAGATGCGCGCAGGATACGCCGAGGTGGCGAAATACGGCCTCATCGACGATGAGCGCTTCTTTTCGTGGTGCGAGGCCAATTGGCAGGGCGTCTTCGCCGGCGGCCCCGAGCGGGACGAGGCCGTGGCGCAGAGCTGCCGGGCCAAGGCCGCCGTCGTGGTGCGCGACGAGCACGAGAACGGCGACCGGGCCCTGCTCAATCTGGGCCATACCTTCGGCCATGCCCTCGAGCGGATCACGGCTTACGATTCCGCCCGCCTCGTCCATGGGGAGGGTGTCGCCATCGGGCTGGCCCTCGCGTTCCGCTTCTCCGCCGCGCTCGGGCTGTGCCCGGCGGCGGATGCCGAGCGCGTCGAAGCGCATTTGTCGGCCACTGGACTTCCCACGCGCCTCGCCCATGTTCCCGGTGGCTGCGGCACGGTCGACGAGCTTCTCGACGCCATGGCCCAGGACAAGAAGGTGAAGGGCGGCGCCCTGACCTTCATCCTGGCCCGGGGCATCGGGCAGAGCTTCATCGCTCCCGGCATCGAGGCCGATAAGGTCCGCGGCTTCCTGGACAGCGAACTCAACCCGTCACGCTCATGA